One Candidatus Sulfurimonas baltica DNA segment encodes these proteins:
- the istA gene encoding IS21 family transposase, with amino-acid sequence MRKIDMKQIREVLRLHLLASLSARKIQGATGVARTTVQEYIKRCNESDIVSYDMLTSLNDETLNQKLFGTASATITPNPSKIMPDYNSVHQEMKRKKKTKVTLMLLWEEYKATYSEQAYAYTQFRVYYRRYKQRLNPSMRQIHIAGEKVFVDYSGVTIPIYNQKTGEIDSAQIFVAVLSASGYTFVHATPSQKQEDFILSHTLAYLFFGGVPQIVVPDNLKSAVISNNKNGIVINESYAALARHYSMRVEPARPYKPKDKSKAEQGVQGIQRYILACFRHTKFFSVDELNDAIASLMDRYNNKVMKHINKSRTQLFEELEKDELQALPANRYIYEQYKRAKVGIDYHITLEKCNYSVPFQYMQKEVEVRYSTHHVRIYYSNEIIATHPRLRTVGTFSTLNEHRSPDHEYIHNKWNPERLRSWAKSIGEYSSVFIEDCFESVGYKEQAFRKIMSVLKMAKEYGYTEFELALMYALEHNLTRVKSIRSVLDKRLYLQKSSNNRDYMTPTLFNTHENLRGADEYK; translated from the coding sequence ATGAGGAAAATAGATATGAAACAGATTCGAGAAGTATTGAGACTGCATTTGCTTGCAAGCCTCTCTGCTCGCAAAATTCAAGGTGCTACAGGCGTAGCTAGAACAACCGTCCAAGAGTATATCAAACGATGTAATGAAAGCGATATTGTTTCATACGATATGCTTACAAGCCTCAATGATGAAACACTCAATCAAAAACTATTCGGTACAGCATCTGCAACAATCACTCCAAATCCTTCTAAAATAATGCCAGACTACAATAGCGTTCATCAAGAGATGAAGCGTAAGAAAAAAACAAAAGTTACACTGATGCTTCTATGGGAAGAGTATAAAGCAACATATAGTGAACAAGCGTATGCATACACACAGTTTCGGGTTTACTACAGACGTTATAAACAAAGACTCAATCCATCAATGCGTCAAATACATATAGCAGGAGAGAAGGTGTTTGTAGATTATAGTGGTGTTACTATCCCTATTTATAACCAAAAAACTGGTGAAATAGATAGTGCACAAATATTTGTTGCAGTACTTAGTGCTAGTGGTTACACATTTGTACACGCAACACCTAGCCAAAAACAAGAAGACTTTATACTTTCACATACTTTAGCTTACCTATTCTTTGGTGGAGTGCCGCAGATCGTAGTCCCAGATAATCTTAAAAGTGCTGTCATCTCCAACAATAAAAATGGAATAGTTATCAATGAAAGTTACGCAGCATTAGCAAGGCATTACTCTATGAGAGTAGAACCAGCGCGTCCTTATAAACCTAAAGATAAGTCCAAAGCTGAACAAGGAGTTCAAGGGATACAACGATATATTTTAGCCTGCTTTCGTCATACAAAGTTTTTTAGTGTAGATGAGCTTAATGATGCTATAGCTTCTCTTATGGATAGATACAACAATAAAGTGATGAAACATATCAATAAGAGCCGTACACAACTCTTTGAAGAACTTGAGAAAGATGAGCTCCAAGCACTCCCTGCGAATCGCTATATCTATGAGCAATACAAACGAGCCAAAGTAGGCATTGATTATCACATTACGTTAGAAAAGTGCAACTACTCAGTGCCATTTCAATATATGCAAAAAGAGGTTGAAGTTCGATATTCCACACATCATGTGCGAATATACTACAGCAATGAAATTATTGCAACACATCCAAGATTAAGAACAGTCGGTACATTCTCTACCCTCAATGAGCATCGTTCCCCAGATCATGAATATATCCATAACAAATGGAATCCAGAACGCTTACGTTCTTGGGCAAAAAGTATTGGAGAGTACAGCTCTGTGTTTATAGAAGATTGCTTTGAATCTGTGGGGTATAAAGAACAAGCGTTTAGAAAGATTATGTCTGTTTTAAAAATGGCAAAAGAGTATGGATATACAGAGTTTGAATTAGCCTTAATGTATGCACTAGAACATAATCTTACAAGAGTCAAGTCTATTCGTTCGGTACTTGATAAGCGACTTTATTTACAAAAAAGTTCAAATAATAGAGACTATATGACACCTACACTTTTCAATACCCATGAGAACCTTCGTGGTGCTGATGAGTACAAATAA
- a CDS encoding outer membrane protein — MSYMKVTLITTLLLGSVATADSNYLKNTFVGVSAGYSYLNVDQRDNVGVIILGNEIQESGYNLTLQAGYHHSKNVDISLNYQRVEQDDTYENNFYLATEFKVGEYNQVTPFIGAQLGYSQLTWSKNPVNTTDNDIHSDSYMGGINLGARYPLSNNIELTMKYELNFMNHTTMIDLLNAQSQLTHNSAHNVNVGFRYLF, encoded by the coding sequence ATGTCTTATATGAAAGTAACACTTATAACTACACTCCTCTTAGGAAGTGTAGCTACAGCAGATAGTAATTACCTAAAAAATACATTCGTAGGAGTAAGCGCAGGATACTCTTACTTGAATGTTGACCAAAGAGATAATGTAGGAGTAATCATCCTAGGAAATGAGATACAAGAGAGTGGATACAACCTTACACTTCAAGCAGGATACCACCACTCTAAAAATGTAGATATATCTCTTAACTACCAAAGAGTAGAACAAGATGATACCTATGAAAATAACTTCTACCTAGCTACAGAGTTTAAAGTAGGAGAGTACAATCAAGTCACACCCTTCATTGGTGCACAACTTGGATACTCACAACTTACATGGTCTAAAAACCCTGTAAACACTACAGATAATGATATACACTCAGACTCATACATGGGTGGTATTAACCTAGGTGCAAGATACCCACTTTCAAACAATATAGAACTTACTATGAAGTATGAACTCAACTTTATGAATCATACAACTATGATAGACCTACTCAATGCACAATCACAATTAACACATAACAGTGCTCACAATGTGAATGTTGGGTTTAGGTATCTATTTTAG
- a CDS encoding HEPN domain-containing protein, which produces MITVEYLIIVESNDAFCKTPESLLHLLLSNDDIKIDDSKIIYKENNYNFELEQGTTNSNHNYFHLSLSCEDDNDLDIFESLLKIIRTLLYKANNKQPQVLWDDVSLHYANKAYPLIHNIENTMRKLITKFMLIKIGLGWATETVPKEVIDSIKSKSTGSSENYLYEVDFIQLSNFLFKEYTTANTKNIFKKIKSSSANTEIDLDEIKSLIPKSNWERYFDPIINCEPDFFQKKWKELYDLRIKVAHNKFITKKDYLDIEILISEVKPILKSAIDNFENINVPEEDKDQIAENVASNVNNLYSLFLESWNNLHQSLFQLSYISTDIEDEQEKVIKSAPNIRSLLNRLKKTQSLISSQMRKEILELVTFRNMLVHHSDVMFQEDSVHKKIEETLLLSEQIQKLIDDSDKESNKTE; this is translated from the coding sequence GTGATAACCGTAGAATACTTAATAATAGTAGAGTCCAATGATGCATTTTGCAAGACTCCAGAATCACTTCTTCATCTTTTATTATCAAATGATGATATAAAAATTGATGATTCTAAAATTATTTATAAAGAAAACAACTATAACTTTGAGTTAGAACAAGGTACAACAAATAGCAATCATAATTATTTTCATCTTTCATTATCATGTGAAGATGATAATGATTTAGATATTTTTGAATCACTTTTAAAAATTATTAGAACATTACTGTATAAAGCAAACAATAAACAACCACAAGTTTTATGGGATGATGTTAGCTTACACTATGCTAATAAAGCCTACCCATTAATACATAATATTGAAAATACAATGAGAAAGTTAATAACAAAGTTTATGTTAATTAAGATTGGGCTTGGATGGGCTACTGAAACTGTTCCCAAAGAAGTTATAGACTCCATTAAATCAAAGAGCACGGGAAGTTCAGAAAATTACTTATATGAAGTAGATTTTATTCAACTATCTAATTTTTTATTTAAAGAATATACTACTGCAAATACAAAAAATATATTTAAAAAAATAAAATCATCAAGTGCCAATACTGAGATTGACTTAGATGAAATAAAGTCTTTAATTCCTAAATCAAATTGGGAAAGATATTTTGACCCTATCATTAATTGTGAGCCTGACTTTTTTCAAAAAAAATGGAAAGAGTTATATGATTTGAGAATTAAAGTTGCTCACAATAAATTTATTACTAAAAAAGATTATCTTGATATTGAAATACTAATTTCTGAAGTTAAACCTATTTTAAAAAGTGCAATTGATAACTTTGAAAATATTAATGTTCCAGAAGAAGACAAAGATCAAATTGCTGAAAATGTAGCTAGTAATGTAAATAATCTATACAGTTTATTTTTAGAATCATGGAATAATCTACATCAATCATTATTTCAATTATCTTATATATCAACTGATATAGAAGATGAACAAGAAAAAGTCATTAAAAGTGCTCCTAATATAAGAAGTCTACTTAATCGACTAAAGAAAACTCAATCTTTAATTTCTAGTCAAATGAGAAAAGAAATTTTAGAGCTAGTGACTTTTAGAAATATGTTAGTTCATCACAGTGATGTAATGTTTCAAGAAGATAGTGTGCATAAAAAGATTGAAGAAACACTTCTATTATCCGAACAGATACAAAAACTTATTGATGATTCAGACAAAGAATCTAACAAAACAGAGTAG
- the istB gene encoding IS21-like element helper ATPase IstB: MTHSQLLQKIEDLGYKGLKESYERQCEDINYTKMSFEERLYQLLDAQDIFLKNKKITMNHRLSKIKDKQAALDAIEYNPKRHLDKAQIQSLAQLNFITAKQNIIITGKTGTGKSYLAQAYANHAIHYSYKVCYVRMPSLLEEIRLARIDGTYINVLKKYSRFQLLVLDDFGVIPMADNDATNLFEIIEDRTSINSTIITSQLPVSEWYSYLNNNTVADAILDRIVHSSHRIQLSGPSMRKMNSLAQNVEY, translated from the coding sequence ATGACACATTCACAACTATTACAAAAGATAGAAGATTTAGGCTATAAAGGGTTAAAAGAATCTTATGAGCGACAGTGTGAGGATATCAACTATACAAAAATGAGTTTCGAAGAAAGGCTCTATCAATTGCTTGATGCACAAGACATCTTTTTAAAAAATAAAAAGATTACAATGAATCACAGACTTTCTAAGATTAAAGACAAACAAGCAGCACTTGATGCTATAGAGTATAATCCAAAAAGGCATTTGGATAAAGCACAAATCCAATCTCTTGCTCAACTCAACTTCATTACTGCGAAACAAAATATTATTATTACTGGAAAAACCGGCACAGGCAAGAGTTATTTAGCCCAAGCCTATGCCAATCATGCAATTCATTATTCATACAAGGTCTGTTACGTGCGGATGCCATCACTACTTGAAGAGATACGACTTGCTCGAATTGATGGAACTTATATCAATGTTCTTAAAAAATATTCACGATTCCAACTACTGGTACTTGATGATTTCGGCGTTATACCTATGGCAGATAATGATGCAACAAACTTATTTGAAATCATTGAAGATAGAACTTCTATAAACTCAACTATCATCACTTCACAACTTCCGGTAAGTGAATGGTACAGCTATCTCAATAATAATACAGTTGCAGATGCAATTTTAGATAGGATTGTTCACTCATCTCATAGGATACAACTAAGTGGCCCATCTATGAGAAAAATGAATTCACTTGCACAAAATGTGGAATACTAA
- a CDS encoding Ig-like domain-containing protein, translating into MKVFRLKAFMLMLVLTTVLQAGTLSNTSYVADSYLAGAKTNYTVKFTTQTVIPVGNSVYYRNLYSYPFTFSHVIDSSANNNEIDCNQSIQSMTISNMSGFTTTCRSWNNKVLEMKIDQEIPASSTVEIVLKDINNPATAGTYTILTSDIHFPADDSGYPIDVWPENLNTTIINNTAPTAQNITVTTDEDTSKIFGDTEANAINFYDANGDAFDSMYVTTLPTKGTLTLSDVNVTLNQRVLATELSNLKYTPVVNGNGTPYDSFGFKVNNGNLNSTSEYTVTINVTAVDDVPTIISRPITSVDKDSTYSYTLGGSDVDGDNLTWSLGTTLPSWLTLTQPSTTIETYGASVLRAAGTAMDSEGNIYVAQSYLYPDTDPAVALSIYKITPDSTTAEFATLDIEASARNIHDMEIVGDNIYISDYNSGKITTISLSNPQNGETLFKVMSAPMGLTYKDGFLYVGEAGTSKISKVEISTGISSVYLSGVYGYPKFDSSGKLYVATYTGRKLEKYDGTTKIASIDFVGLPTGVAITSDGSIYVPMFNFGTDYADAVGVKKVEADFSSMSDISTTGSILGIELTPSGRLVWSINEQNKLATLETSYMISGTPTSADVGEHNVSLVLSDGTNSVDHNFTITVNNVNDAPTANDFNFTIDEDTNKTFESNDFNFTDIDVGDSLDSIYITTLPSAGALTLSDVNVTLNQGINVADIPNLKFTPVANANGTPYATIGFKVNDGESNSTSAYTATINVNAVDDAPVIDTIGNFIKDEDSNDFNVTLNAVDAEGDEISYLVTSSDNSKVTVTIVDGKVVITPLEDANGVVTVTIRATSNGKDTLETFDVALTGVNDMSSIDTIFADINIQEDNGTSSYDLNISDVDGDALTVTMTSSDSGILMVSPNWTNPLDQAAWSQTLDYNLTTVADANGEVTITVTVRDENDAAVSKTFTVDVTPVNDAPEFAIAETKIVYKNFVDVNITLLGTDVEEDPLTYTAVIEDDSLASVSFTNNVLIFEAIDGAVGSSDINITLSDGDLNVSNILHFTVLPLEDGEDVEKVGVVDYESDENGTTTTLSIDNNLTISTKEDTNGTVTHEITVAGKVITATSDLNGSEVAFTESGVKTTYSDVNLSLEVNASVTGEASHILTVAGKTTTATSEKVGASTRINKDVNGSIEIVTSVDVNGTQVSVKAKADGTAEHSVVTPSGTSIATSKVVGAATVIKATGEVQTEVGTTEVAGYAIRAVVITNTDGTTHTQFERVSTTDKNDRTIVSRTLKESTAFDAGNNVQIDDINGVLYIKTQAHLTTDLVIE; encoded by the coding sequence ATGAAAGTTTTTAGATTAAAAGCTTTTATGCTAATGTTGGTTCTTACCACAGTGTTACAAGCCGGGACGCTTTCAAATACTTCGTATGTAGCAGATAGCTATCTAGCAGGTGCAAAAACAAACTATACGGTAAAATTTACTACCCAAACTGTGATTCCAGTTGGTAATTCAGTTTATTATCGAAATTTGTATAGTTATCCTTTTACTTTTTCGCATGTTATAGACTCTTCAGCAAATAATAACGAAATAGATTGTAATCAATCAATTCAAAGTATGACTATAAGCAATATGTCTGGTTTTACCACAACTTGTCGTAGTTGGAATAATAAAGTATTAGAGATGAAAATAGATCAAGAAATACCTGCTAGTTCAACCGTTGAAATTGTACTAAAAGATATTAATAATCCAGCGACTGCTGGTACATATACAATACTGACATCTGATATTCATTTTCCTGCTGATGATAGTGGGTATCCTATCGATGTATGGCCTGAAAACTTAAATACAACAATCATTAATAATACCGCTCCAACTGCACAAAACATAACTGTAACAACAGATGAAGATACATCTAAAATATTTGGAGATACAGAAGCAAATGCAATAAATTTTTATGATGCAAACGGCGATGCTTTTGACTCTATGTATGTTACAACTTTACCTACAAAAGGTACTCTTACACTTAGTGATGTAAATGTAACACTAAATCAAAGAGTTTTAGCAACAGAACTCTCAAACCTAAAATACACTCCAGTTGTAAATGGAAACGGTACACCTTATGATAGCTTTGGTTTTAAAGTAAATAATGGTAATCTAAACTCTACAAGTGAGTATACTGTTACTATAAATGTAACTGCAGTAGATGATGTACCGACTATTATAAGTAGACCTATCACAAGTGTTGATAAGGATAGTACTTATAGTTATACTTTAGGTGGAAGTGATGTAGATGGTGATAATTTAACATGGAGTCTTGGGACTACATTGCCAAGCTGGTTGACATTAACACAGCCTAGTACTACTATAGAAACCTATGGAGCTAGTGTTCTAAGAGCTGCAGGTACAGCGATGGATAGTGAGGGAAACATATATGTAGCACAATCTTATTTATACCCAGATACAGACCCAGCTGTAGCACTATCAATTTACAAAATAACACCAGACTCAACTACAGCAGAGTTTGCAACTTTAGATATTGAAGCATCAGCTAGAAATATACATGATATGGAAATTGTGGGTGACAATATTTATATCTCAGATTATAATAGTGGTAAAATCACAACTATCTCTTTGTCAAATCCGCAGAATGGAGAAACACTTTTTAAAGTGATGAGTGCACCAATGGGCTTAACTTACAAAGATGGTTTTTTATATGTAGGTGAAGCTGGAACAAGCAAAATATCAAAAGTAGAGATTTCGACAGGTATATCTAGCGTTTATCTCTCAGGTGTTTATGGATATCCAAAATTTGATTCTAGTGGTAAGCTTTATGTGGCAACATATACAGGAAGAAAACTAGAAAAATATGATGGCACAACTAAAATTGCTAGTATAGATTTTGTAGGTTTACCAACAGGTGTAGCAATTACTTCTGATGGAAGTATATATGTACCAATGTTTAACTTTGGTACTGACTATGCAGATGCAGTAGGTGTAAAAAAAGTAGAAGCGGATTTCTCATCAATGAGTGATATCTCAACTACTGGAAGTATACTAGGAATTGAGCTTACACCAAGTGGACGATTAGTTTGGTCTATTAATGAACAAAATAAATTAGCTACTTTAGAAACATCATATATGATAAGCGGAACACCAACAAGTGCAGATGTAGGTGAGCATAATGTTAGTTTAGTTTTAAGTGATGGTACAAACAGTGTAGACCATAACTTTACAATCACAGTAAACAATGTAAACGATGCACCAACTGCAAATGATTTTAATTTCACAATAGATGAAGACACTAATAAAACATTTGAGTCAAATGATTTTAACTTTACAGATATAGATGTTGGAGATAGTTTAGATTCTATCTATATTACAACTTTACCATCTGCAGGAGCTTTAACGCTAAGTGATGTAAATGTAACGCTAAATCAAGGTATTAATGTAGCAGATATACCAAACCTAAAGTTCACACCAGTTGCAAATGCAAATGGCACTCCATATGCAACTATAGGTTTTAAAGTAAATGATGGTGAAAGTAACTCAACATCTGCTTATACAGCTACTATAAATGTAAATGCAGTAGATGATGCTCCTGTTATAGATACTATTGGTAACTTTATTAAAGATGAAGATTCTAATGACTTTAACGTAACGCTAAACGCTGTTGATGCTGAAGGTGATGAAATTAGTTACTTAGTAACTTCTAGTGATAATTCTAAAGTAACAGTAACTATAGTAGATGGGAAAGTAGTAATTACACCACTAGAAGATGCAAATGGAGTAGTTACGGTTACTATAAGAGCAACATCAAACGGGAAAGATACATTAGAAACTTTTGATGTGGCATTAACAGGTGTAAATGATATGTCATCAATTGATACAATTTTTGCTGATATAAATATTCAAGAAGATAATGGAACTAGTAGCTATGACTTGAATATATCTGATGTAGATGGCGATGCACTAACTGTAACAATGACCTCAAGTGACTCTGGCATTCTTATGGTTTCACCAAACTGGACAAACCCTTTAGATCAAGCAGCATGGAGTCAAACACTTGACTACAACCTAACAACTGTAGCAGATGCTAATGGTGAAGTGACTATTACTGTAACTGTAAGAGATGAAAATGATGCAGCAGTATCTAAAACTTTTACAGTAGATGTAACTCCTGTAAATGATGCACCAGAGTTTGCTATAGCTGAGACTAAAATCGTTTATAAAAACTTTGTAGATGTAAATATAACTCTTCTTGGTACAGATGTAGAGGAAGATCCTCTTACATACACTGCAGTAATAGAAGATGATTCTCTTGCAAGCGTGTCATTTACTAATAATGTTCTTATCTTCGAAGCTATAGATGGAGCAGTAGGCTCTAGTGATATAAATATTACTCTAAGCGATGGAGATTTAAATGTATCAAATATACTTCACTTTACTGTCCTACCACTCGAAGATGGAGAGGATGTAGAGAAAGTTGGAGTTGTAGATTATGAGTCTGATGAAAATGGTACAACGACAACACTCAGCATTGACAATAATCTTACGATTTCTACTAAAGAAGACACAAACGGAACAGTAACCCACGAGATAACAGTGGCTGGAAAAGTTATAACAGCTACTTCAGATCTAAATGGTTCAGAAGTAGCCTTTACAGAGAGTGGAGTAAAAACAACATACTCAGATGTAAATCTATCTCTAGAAGTAAACGCAAGCGTAACAGGAGAAGCAAGTCATATTCTAACAGTCGCTGGTAAAACTACAACAGCAACTTCAGAAAAAGTAGGAGCTTCAACTCGTATAAATAAAGATGTAAATGGTTCTATAGAGATTGTAACTTCAGTAGATGTAAATGGAACTCAAGTTTCTGTAAAAGCAAAAGCTGATGGAACTGCAGAACATAGTGTTGTAACTCCAAGCGGAACATCTATCGCTACCTCAAAGGTAGTTGGTGCCGCAACAGTTATTAAAGCTACAGGTGAAGTACAAACAGAAGTTGGTACTACTGAAGTAGCTGGTTACGCTATAAGAGCAGTAGTTATTACCAACACAGATGGAACAACCCATACACAGTTTGAAAGGGTAAGCACAACAGATAAAAATGATAGAACAATTGTCTCAAGAACTCTTAAAGAGTCAACAGCATTCGATGCTGGAAACAATGTTCAAATCGATGACATCAATGGTGTTTTATATATAAAAACACAAGCACACCTCACTACAGACTTAGTGATAGAGTAA
- a CDS encoding HD domain-containing phosphohydrolase produces the protein MRNNNYTILYVEDSSSIREFVKVIFKKNKIDNVIYANNGAEALNLYKNNTFNLVITDMIMPIMDGFELIKEIKKINKQQVFMMVTGMDNRKDLVRAIELRVNFFIEKPIKPKKFMQVLDESLNLVRQKYDAELSNLILDQYKKTIDNTAIVSKADLNGNITYVNKKFCEISKYTQEELIGQNHRLLKSGEMPNGFFENLWKTISSKKTWQGIIKNKNKDGDTYVVDSVIMPLLDMDNNIIEYISIRNDITEFELYKDDLKKQLDLAVFDVVNTQKEVVNTMGAIGETRSKETGNHVKRVAKYSYLLAKLVGLSEEESQLLELASPMHDIGKVGIPDNILNKPGKLTFDEFEIMKTHSYLGYDMLKDSKREILMASATVAHEHHEKWDGSGYPRGLKGTDIHIFGRITAICDVFDALGADRCYKKAWELDKILDLLKDGKGTHFDAKLIDLFLSNLDEFLFIKDKYKDMF, from the coding sequence ATGAGGAATAATAACTATACAATCCTTTATGTAGAAGATTCATCATCTATCCGAGAATTTGTAAAAGTTATATTTAAAAAAAACAAGATTGATAATGTAATCTATGCAAATAATGGTGCTGAAGCTCTTAACCTTTATAAAAACAACACTTTTAATTTAGTCATAACAGATATGATAATGCCTATTATGGATGGGTTTGAACTAATAAAAGAAATAAAAAAGATAAATAAACAACAGGTCTTTATGATGGTAACAGGTATGGATAATAGAAAAGATCTTGTAAGAGCAATAGAACTTCGAGTGAATTTCTTTATTGAAAAGCCAATTAAACCTAAAAAGTTTATGCAAGTACTGGATGAAAGTTTAAATTTAGTACGACAAAAATATGATGCGGAGTTGTCAAATCTAATTCTTGATCAATACAAAAAAACAATTGATAATACTGCTATCGTCTCTAAAGCAGATTTAAATGGAAATATTACATATGTAAATAAAAAGTTTTGTGAGATTTCAAAATATACGCAAGAAGAACTTATTGGACAAAACCATCGCTTACTTAAATCTGGTGAAATGCCAAATGGATTTTTTGAAAACTTATGGAAAACTATTAGTTCTAAAAAAACATGGCAAGGTATCATTAAAAATAAAAATAAAGATGGAGATACCTATGTTGTTGATAGTGTTATTATGCCTCTACTGGATATGGATAATAATATTATAGAGTATATAAGTATTAGAAATGACATTACAGAATTTGAACTCTATAAAGACGATTTGAAAAAGCAACTAGATTTAGCGGTTTTTGATGTGGTAAATACTCAAAAAGAAGTTGTGAACACTATGGGTGCGATTGGTGAGACTAGGAGTAAAGAAACCGGTAATCATGTAAAGAGAGTTGCTAAGTACTCTTATCTATTAGCGAAACTCGTAGGTTTGTCTGAGGAGGAATCTCAGCTTCTAGAACTTGCATCTCCTATGCACGATATTGGTAAAGTCGGTATCCCTGACAATATTTTAAATAAACCGGGAAAATTAACGTTTGATGAATTTGAAATCATGAAAACACATTCGTATTTAGGTTATGATATGCTCAAAGACTCTAAGCGAGAAATTTTAATGGCATCGGCAACCGTTGCGCATGAACATCATGAAAAGTGGGATGGTAGCGGATATCCAAGAGGCTTGAAAGGTACAGATATTCATATATTTGGAAGAATTACAGCAATTTGTGATGTTTTTGATGCATTAGGGGCCGATAGATGCTACAAGAAAGCTTGGGAATTAGACAAAATTTTAGATTTACTTAAAGATGGAAAAGGGACACACTTTGATGCGAAGTTAATAGATCTTTTCCTAAGCAATCTAGATGAATTCTTATTTATAAAAGATAAATACAAGGACATGTTTTAA
- a CDS encoding IS256 family transposase: protein MKIEIDVADFAEKIKSGKGLSGKDGALTDLVRQITEMTLQAELESHLAQDLQKNRKNGYMSKTMRTEHGEFELETPRDRNGSFEPQIVKKSQTHLSDEIEKKMLSLFSLGSSYSQITEHIEDIYGVHFSKPAITTVTDKLIPMLEEWKIKPLDAIYPFIYLDAIHYKVREDGHYISKAFYTVLGVNLEGKKEILGLYLNESEGAKFWLQVLTDLQNRGVQDILIASIDGLKGFPEAINAVFPDTEIQLCIVHQIRNSVKYIASKDQKIFVGELKSVYQAFTKEEAELALDKLESKWGKKYPIVFESWRNKWDNLSNYFKYPEPIRRIIYTTNIIESIHRQFRTLTKTKGAFPNDNSLLKLLFAGIRNAEKKWTMPIHNWSLTISQLNIFFKERLKDALGL, encoded by the coding sequence ATGAAAATAGAAATAGATGTTGCGGATTTTGCAGAGAAGATAAAATCAGGAAAAGGCTTATCTGGTAAAGATGGCGCTCTGACAGATTTAGTTAGACAGATTACAGAGATGACACTACAAGCAGAGCTAGAATCTCATCTAGCTCAAGACCTTCAAAAGAATCGTAAAAATGGTTATATGTCAAAAACCATGAGAACTGAGCATGGCGAGTTTGAACTAGAGACTCCAAGAGACCGCAATGGAAGTTTTGAGCCTCAAATTGTGAAAAAAAGCCAAACACATCTATCAGATGAAATAGAAAAAAAGATGCTTTCACTCTTTAGCTTAGGAAGCAGCTACTCGCAGATTACCGAACACATAGAAGATATCTATGGTGTACACTTCTCTAAGCCAGCTATTACCACCGTTACTGATAAACTAATACCAATGCTTGAAGAGTGGAAAATAAAACCGCTTGACGCGATATATCCATTCATATACCTGGACGCTATTCACTATAAAGTGAGAGAAGATGGTCATTACATTTCTAAAGCTTTTTATACCGTACTCGGGGTAAATCTCGAAGGCAAAAAAGAGATATTAGGATTATATCTCAATGAAAGTGAAGGCGCTAAATTTTGGCTACAGGTTCTTACTGACTTACAGAACCGTGGAGTACAGGATATTCTCATTGCTTCCATAGATGGGCTAAAGGGGTTTCCTGAAGCTATTAATGCTGTATTTCCAGATACAGAAATTCAACTCTGTATAGTCCATCAAATACGCAACAGCGTTAAATACATTGCATCTAAAGATCAGAAAATATTCGTAGGCGAGCTTAAAAGCGTTTATCAAGCTTTCACAAAAGAAGAAGCTGAACTGGCATTAGATAAACTTGAGTCAAAATGGGGCAAAAAATACCCTATTGTATTTGAATCTTGGAGAAATAAGTGGGATAATTTATCTAACTATTTTAAGTATCCAGAGCCTATTAGACGCATTATCTACACTACCAATATCATTGAATCCATACATCGCCAATTTAGAACATTGACAAAGACAAAAGGAGCCTTCCCAAATGATAATAGCCTATTAAAATTACTGTTTGCTGGAATAAGAAACGCTGAGAAAAAATGGACTATGCCGATACATAATTGGAGCCTCACAATCTCTCAACTCAATATATTTTTCAAGGAGAGATTAAAAGACGCTTTAGGATTATGA